The following coding sequences lie in one Lolium perenne isolate Kyuss_39 chromosome 2, Kyuss_2.0, whole genome shotgun sequence genomic window:
- the LOC127329131 gene encoding WAT1-related protein At1g68170-like: protein MVMVEFIFSALQIFHKLALDDGMDVGVLVAYRPMFGAAFLCPVAFLIERKKRPPLTIKVVTGLFLCGLFGITINQNLLLLAMKLTNSTTIVTALCNLTPQSTFIVAILSRMETLKLRKPSGRAKLTGTLVGLGGAMLLTFYKGPEIEFLHNLGRTGLSRAHGDHQLLRPPPTEGSRILGSFLAIASCFSFAIWLTIQAKVGQVYPCHYSIAAMVCLFGAVQSTLLALCMHRDMDYWRLGLNIRLYSSAYAGIVASGCAFPLISWCLRKKGPLYVAMFGPLVVVFVAVMSSIVLDETLHIGIVLGAVLIVAGLYMVLWGKAREEDEQEADALKLVSQDEELGKVSVPPAGNVET, encoded by the exons atggTGATGGTGGAGTTCATCTTCTCGGCGCTACAGATCTTCCACAAGCTCGCGCTCGACGACGGCATGGACGTTGGCGTCCTCGTCGCCTACAGGCCTATGTTCGGTGCCGCCTTCCTCTGCCCCGTCGCCTTCCTGATCGAGAG GAAGAAACGACCACCTCTGACAATTAAGGTCGTGACAGGGTTATTCTTGTGCGGGCTCTTTGG AATTACTATAAACCAGAACCTATTATTGCTGGCCATGAAGCTGACGAATTCGACAACCATCGTTACAGCTCTCTGCAACCTTACACCTCAATCTACCTTCATCGTTGCAATCTTGAGCAG GATGGAGACTCTGAAACTCAGAAAACCCAGCGGTCGAGCGAAGCTGACTGGAACCCTAGTCGGGCTGGGCGGCGCGATGCTGCTCACGTTCTACAAGGGCCCAGAGATTGAGTTCCTGCACAATCTGGGACGCACCGGGCTCAGCCGCGCACACGGCGATCACCAGCTCCTCCGCCCGCCGCCGACCGAGGGGTCCCGGATCCTAGGCTCGTTCCTCGCCATCGCCAGCTGCTTCAGTTTCGCGATCTGGCTCACCATCCAGGCGAAAGTAGGGCAGGTCTACCCGTGCCACTACTCGATCGCCGCCATGGTGTGCCTCTTCGGCGCCGTCCAGTCGACGCTGCTGGCGCTGTGCATGCACAGGGACATGGACTACTGGAGGCTGGGGCTCAACATCAGGCTCTACTCGTCGGCTTACGCG GGTATCGTGGCGTCCGGGTGCGCCTTCCCGCTAATTTCGTGGTGCCTGCGAAAGAAAGGGCCGCTCTACGTCGCCATGTTCGGGCCactcgtcgtcgtcttcgtcgccgTCATGAGCTCCATTGTTCTCGACGAGACCCTGCACATTGGAAT CGTTCTTGGTGCGGTACTGATCGTGGCGGGGCTGTACATGGTGCTGTGGGGCAAGGCGAGAGAGGAAGATGAACAAGAAGCGGATGCGCTAAAGCTTGTTAGTCAAGATGAGGAGCTGGGGAAGGTGTCCGTTCCGCCGGCTGGTAATGTTGAAACATAA
- the LOC127329132 gene encoding WAT1-related protein At1g68170, which produces MGTRVGGAGGVLEGARPAAAMVVVELIFSALQIFIKLALDDGMDVRVLVAYRLMFGAAFLCPVAFLIERKKRPPLTVKVVTGLFLCGLFGITINQNLLVLAIKLTNSTTIVTALSNLTPQSTFIVAILSRMETLKLKKASGRAKLTGTLVGLGGAMLLTFYNGPEIRFLHNLARTRLSHAHGNHQLLRLPPAEGSRILGSFLAIASCFSFAIWLTIQAKVGQVYPCHYSIAAMVCLFGAVQSTLLALCMHRDTDHWRLGLNIRLYSSAYAGLVASGSAFPLMSWCLRKKGPLYVAMFGPLIVVFVAVMSSIVLDETLHIGIVLGAVLIVAGLYMVLWGKAREEDEHEADAPKLVSQDEELGKESVTPARNVET; this is translated from the exons ATGGGAACCCGTGTAGGAGGAGCCGGTGGCGTGCTCGAGGGGGCGAGGCCGGCagcggcgatggtggtggtggagctCATCTTCTCGGCGCTGCAGATTTTCATCAAGCTGGCGCTCGACGACGGCATGGACGTCCGCGTCCTCGTCGCCTACAGGCTCATGTTCGGCGCCGCCTTCCTCTGCCCCGTCGCCTTTCTCATCGAGAG GAAGAAACGGCCACCACTGACAGTAAAGGTGGTGACAGGGTTATTCTTGTGTGGACTCTTTGG AATTACTATAAACCAAAACCTGTTAGTGTTGGCCATCAAGCTGACGAATTCGACGACCATCGTTACAGCTCTCAGCAACCTCACTCCTCAGTCCACCTTCATCGTTGCAATCTTGAGCAG GATGGAGACTCTGAAACTCAAAAAGGCCAGCGGTCGAGCGAAGCTGACGGGGACCCTGGTCGGGCTGGGCGGCGCGATGCTGCTCACGTTCTACAATGGCCCAGAGATCAGGTTCCTGCACAACCTGGCGCGCACCCGGCTCAGCCACGCCCATGGCAACCACCAGCTCCTCCGGCTGCCGCCGGCGGAGGGGTCCCGGATCCTCGGTTCGTTCCTCGCCATCGCCAGCTGCTTCAGCTTCGCAATCTGGCTGACCATCCAGGCGAAAGTAGGGCAGGTCTACCCGTGCCACTACTCGATCGCCGCCATGGTGTGCCTCTTCGGCGCCGTGCAGTCTACGTTGCTAGCGCTGTGCATGCACAGGGACACGGATCACTGGAGGCTCGGGCTCAACATCAGACTCTACTCGTCAGCTTACGCG GGTCTCGTGGCGTCCGGGTCCGCCTTCCCGCTGATGTCGTGGTGCCTGCGGAAGAAAGGGCCGCTCTACGTCGCCATGTTCGGGCCTCTCATCGTTGTCTTCGTCGCGGTCATGAGCTCCATTGTTCTTGACGAGACCTTGCACATCGGAAT TGTGCTTGGTGCTGTGCTGATCGTGGCGGGGCTGTACATGGTGCTGTGGGGCAAGGCGAGAGAGGAAGATGAACACGAAGCGGATGCGCCAAAGCTTGTTAGTCAAGATGAGGAGCTGGGCAAGGAGTCCGTTACCCCGGCTCGTAATGTTGAAACATAA